In the Candidatus Rhodoblastus alkanivorans genome, one interval contains:
- a CDS encoding DsbA family protein codes for MSFPSRKAIFAAFLSLSAFALPARAGEFTAAQKSEIESIVHSYLLDHPEVLRDVANALEKKQQQEETALRHQAIEQNKDALFHSSFDGVVGNPNGKVTLVEFFDYNCGYCKRALGDLENLIKAEPDLRVVLADFPVLGPDSVEASRVAAAVRKQISGAKFFDYHQKLLMTRGHVGKEQALAVAQGMGLDMARVQKDMKDPSVHAGLAQTMKVADALGLNGTPSYVIGDEAIVGAVGYDQLKSRVDSMAKCGKTTC; via the coding sequence ATGTCCTTCCCCTCCCGCAAGGCGATTTTCGCCGCGTTCCTGTCCTTGAGCGCCTTCGCCCTCCCCGCGCGCGCCGGCGAATTCACCGCCGCGCAGAAATCCGAGATCGAATCGATCGTCCACTCCTATCTGCTCGACCATCCCGAAGTTCTGCGCGACGTCGCGAACGCGCTGGAAAAGAAACAGCAGCAGGAGGAAACCGCCCTTCGTCATCAGGCGATCGAACAGAACAAGGATGCCCTCTTCCACTCGTCCTTCGACGGCGTGGTCGGCAATCCGAACGGCAAGGTCACCCTGGTCGAATTCTTCGACTATAATTGCGGCTATTGCAAAAGAGCTTTGGGCGATCTCGAAAACCTGATCAAGGCCGAGCCCGACCTGCGCGTCGTTCTCGCCGATTTCCCAGTGCTCGGGCCGGATTCGGTCGAAGCGTCGCGGGTCGCCGCCGCCGTGCGCAAGCAGATTTCCGGCGCGAAATTCTTCGATTATCATCAGAAACTGCTGATGACCCGGGGCCACGTCGGGAAGGAACAGGCGCTTGCCGTGGCCCAGGGCATGGGCCTCGACATGGCCCGCGTCCAGAAGGACATGAAGGATCCTTCCGTCCACGCCGGCCTCGCGCAAACCATGAAGGTCGCCGACGCCCTCGGCCTCAACGGCACCCCATCCTATGTGATCGGCGATGAGGCCATCGTCGGCGCCGTGGGCTACGACCAATTGAAGTCCCGCGTCGATTCCATGGCCAAATGCGGCAAAACGACCTGCTGA
- a CDS encoding ABC-F family ATP-binding cassette domain-containing protein: MLTVTDLTYRLGPRLLFDAAGLALPERAKVGFVGRNGAGKTTLFRLICGEIAAESGAIQLPRGARIGRVEQEAPGGDGKLIDFVLAADIERSALLEEAETAQDPHRIAEIHIRLADIEAHAAPARAATILSGLGFDEDAQNRALKEFSGGWRMRVALAAVLFSRPDLLLLDEPTNYLDLEGTLWLIDYLGSYPATIVVISHDRDLLNEVCDHIVHLDRAKLQLYRGNYDSFAHQRAEAKMLQAKFLKKQEDRRAHLQAFVDRFRAKATKARQAQSRLKMLEKMESVEAMVDEDVLPFVFPSPEKPLSPPIIAMEKVAVGYGERIVLSGLSLSLANDDRIGLLGANGNGKSTFAKLLGGRLDPMSGTLSKSPKLEAAFFAQHQVDDLNLNDTPFMAVQRLMADAPEAKVRTRAAQIGFPNVKADTRVSHLSGGEKARLLMGLATFNGPHLLILDEPTNHLDIDSRAALAEAINDFSGAVILISHDQYLLEACADRLWLVAEGKVRTFDGDMADYRKFVLDSARNSRKDGAEKKREAPTEGRRDAAKARRDAAPLARKVKAAEEKMTKFSDLVARVDLMLSDPRAFERNPAEATKLSQQRAELQRALTAAEEEWLELSAELEAFAGG, translated from the coding sequence ATGCTGACTGTCACCGATCTCACCTACCGGCTCGGACCGCGCCTGTTGTTCGACGCCGCCGGCCTGGCGCTGCCCGAGCGCGCCAAGGTCGGCTTCGTCGGCCGCAACGGCGCCGGCAAGACCACTTTGTTCCGGCTCATCTGCGGCGAGATCGCCGCCGAGAGCGGCGCGATCCAATTGCCGCGCGGCGCGCGCATCGGCCGGGTCGAGCAGGAGGCGCCGGGCGGCGACGGCAAGCTGATCGATTTCGTGCTCGCCGCCGACATCGAGCGCAGCGCCCTGCTGGAAGAGGCCGAAACCGCGCAGGACCCGCATCGCATCGCTGAAATCCACATCCGCCTCGCCGATATCGAGGCCCACGCCGCCCCGGCCCGCGCCGCCACGATCCTTTCCGGTCTCGGCTTCGACGAAGACGCTCAGAATCGCGCGCTGAAAGAGTTTTCGGGCGGCTGGCGGATGCGCGTCGCGCTCGCCGCCGTGCTGTTCTCGCGGCCGGATCTGCTGCTGCTCGACGAGCCGACCAATTATCTCGACCTCGAAGGCACGCTCTGGCTGATCGATTATCTCGGGTCCTATCCGGCGACGATCGTGGTCATCAGCCACGACCGCGATCTGCTCAACGAAGTCTGCGACCATATCGTCCATCTCGACCGCGCCAAATTGCAGCTCTATCGCGGCAATTACGATTCCTTCGCCCACCAGCGCGCCGAGGCGAAAATGCTGCAAGCCAAATTCCTCAAGAAACAGGAAGACCGCCGCGCCCATCTCCAGGCTTTCGTCGATCGCTTCCGCGCCAAGGCGACCAAGGCGCGCCAGGCCCAATCGCGCCTGAAAATGCTGGAGAAGATGGAGAGCGTCGAGGCGATGGTGGACGAGGACGTGCTGCCCTTCGTCTTTCCCTCGCCGGAAAAACCTTTGTCGCCGCCGATCATCGCCATGGAGAAGGTTGCGGTCGGCTATGGCGAGCGCATCGTCCTGTCGGGGCTCTCGTTGAGCCTTGCCAACGACGACCGCATCGGCCTGCTCGGCGCCAATGGCAACGGCAAATCGACCTTCGCCAAACTGCTCGGCGGAAGGCTCGACCCGATGTCCGGGACCTTGAGCAAATCGCCCAAGCTCGAAGCCGCCTTTTTCGCCCAGCATCAGGTCGACGACCTCAATCTCAACGACACGCCCTTCATGGCCGTGCAGCGCCTGATGGCCGACGCGCCGGAAGCGAAAGTCCGCACCCGCGCCGCCCAGATCGGCTTTCCCAATGTGAAGGCCGACACCAGGGTCTCGCATCTGTCCGGCGGCGAAAAGGCCCGCCTGCTGATGGGTCTCGCCACTTTCAACGGCCCGCACCTGCTGATCCTCGACGAGCCGACAAATCACCTCGACATCGACAGCCGCGCCGCTCTGGCCGAGGCGATCAACGACTTTTCGGGCGCGGTGATCCTGATCTCGCACGACCAATATCTGCTCGAAGCCTGCGCCGACCGGCTGTGGCTGGTCGCTGAGGGCAAGGTGCGGACGTTCGACGGCGACATGGCGGACTATCGCAAATTCGTGCTCGATTCCGCGCGCAACAGCCGCAAGGACGGCGCGGAGAAAAAGCGCGAGGCGCCGACAGAGGGCCGCCGCGACGCCGCCAAAGCCCGCAGGGACGCCGCGCCGCTCGCCCGCAAGGTCAAGGCGGCGGAAGAGAAAATGACGAAATTCTCCGACCTCGTCGCCCGCGTCGATCTGATGCTCTCCGACCCCCGCGCCTTCGAACGCAACCCGGCCGAGGCCACAAAACTCTCCCAGCAACGCGCCGAACTGCAACGCGCCCTCACAGCGGCGGAGGAGGAATGGCTGGAGCTTTCCGCCGAGTTGGAGGCGTTCGCCGGCGGTTAA
- a CDS encoding pyridoxal phosphate-dependent aminotransferase: MDQTAQILRPARRAAIAPFIAMDVKREATLRAQAGADIIHMEVGEPFAPPPRRVREAAIAALGGQPVGYTDALGLSTLRERIARHYCDAYGVEVDPGRVAVTTGSSGGFVMAFLALFDPGARIAIQNPGYPPYRNIFRTLGLEAVDLPVDSSNGFAVSAAAVEKAHDARQLDGLLLMSPANPSGAMQGAESLREIAELCERRGIVFISDEIYHRLTYDRPAQTALAFSDRAVIVNSFSKYYCMTGWRVGWLVLPPELPRVVERLQQSLAISAPTLSQIAAQAAFDATEELEAVKEGYRRNRDILLDGLPALGLDQLAPADGAFYIYADVSRFTDDSTRLCRDLLHRAGVAATPGVDFDPLRGHLALRLSYAGAESHMVEALKRLKDFLRR, encoded by the coding sequence ATGGATCAGACTGCGCAAATTCTTCGTCCCGCGCGGCGGGCGGCGATCGCGCCTTTCATCGCGATGGACGTCAAGCGCGAGGCGACGCTGCGGGCGCAGGCCGGAGCCGACATCATCCATATGGAGGTGGGCGAACCCTTCGCGCCGCCGCCGCGCCGCGTCCGCGAGGCGGCGATCGCGGCGCTCGGGGGCCAGCCGGTCGGCTATACCGACGCGCTCGGGCTGAGCACTTTGCGCGAGCGCATCGCGCGCCATTATTGCGACGCATATGGCGTGGAGGTCGATCCGGGCCGGGTGGCGGTGACGACCGGCTCGTCGGGCGGCTTCGTCATGGCCTTTCTCGCTTTGTTCGATCCTGGCGCCCGCATCGCCATCCAGAACCCGGGCTATCCGCCCTATCGCAATATTTTCCGGACGCTGGGGCTGGAGGCGGTCGATCTGCCGGTCGATTCCTCCAATGGTTTCGCGGTCAGCGCGGCGGCCGTCGAGAAGGCCCATGACGCTCGTCAACTCGACGGCCTGCTGCTGATGAGCCCGGCCAATCCGAGCGGCGCGATGCAAGGCGCTGAATCGTTGAGGGAAATCGCCGAATTGTGCGAGCGGCGCGGAATTGTTTTCATTTCGGACGAGATTTACCACCGCCTGACCTATGACCGCCCGGCGCAGACGGCGCTGGCTTTTTCCGACCGCGCCGTCATCGTCAATTCCTTCTCGAAATATTATTGCATGACCGGCTGGCGGGTCGGCTGGCTGGTGCTGCCGCCCGAACTGCCGCGCGTTGTCGAGCGGTTGCAGCAATCGCTCGCCATTTCCGCGCCGACCCTGTCGCAGATCGCGGCGCAGGCCGCCTTCGACGCGACCGAGGAGCTTGAGGCAGTAAAGGAGGGCTATCGCCGCAACCGCGATATTCTACTCGACGGCCTGCCGGCGCTCGGCCTCGACCAACTCGCTCCGGCCGACGGCGCTTTCTACATTTACGCCGACGTCAGCCGCTTCACCGACGATTCTACTCGGCTCTGCCGCGACCTTTTGCATCGCGCCGGGGTTGCGGCGACGCCGGGCGTCGATTTCGACCCGCTGCGCGGCCATCTCGCTCTGCGCCTGTCCTATGCCGGCGCCGAGAGCCACATGGTCGAGGCGCTGAAACGGCTGAAGGATTTCCTGCGGCGGTAG